One segment of Burkholderia multivorans ATCC BAA-247 DNA contains the following:
- the greA gene encoding transcription elongation factor GreA yields MSTIPLTKRGAEQLRDELQRLKSVERPAVINAIAEARAQGDLSENAEYDAAKEKQGFIEGRIAELESKLSAAQIIDPTVLEADGRVVFAATVELEDLESGDTVKYQIVGDDEADIDHGLISVSSPIARALIGKSEGDVAAVQAPSGVREYEIISVSYI; encoded by the coding sequence ATGAGCACCATTCCGTTGACAAAGCGTGGCGCAGAGCAACTGCGCGATGAATTGCAGCGCCTCAAGTCCGTCGAGCGGCCGGCCGTGATCAATGCGATCGCGGAGGCCCGCGCACAGGGCGATCTGTCCGAAAACGCCGAATACGACGCCGCCAAGGAGAAGCAGGGCTTCATCGAGGGTCGTATCGCGGAGCTCGAATCGAAGCTGTCCGCCGCGCAAATCATCGATCCGACCGTTCTCGAGGCCGACGGCCGCGTGGTGTTTGCCGCGACGGTCGAGCTCGAGGATCTCGAGTCCGGCGACACCGTGAAGTACCAGATCGTCGGCGACGACGAAGCCGACATCGACCACGGCCTGATCTCGGTCAGCTCGCCGATCGCGCGCGCGCTGATCGGCAAGTCGGAAGGCGACGTCGCGGCCGTGCAGGCGCCGAGCGGTGTGCGCGAATACGAAATCATCTCGGTCAGCTACATCTGA
- the ftsH gene encoding ATP-dependent zinc metalloprotease FtsH has translation MNNNMFSKAAVWLVIALVLFTVFKQFDKPRVQEGVSYSQFMDDAKNGKVKNVVVQGRNLTVTPADGQKYQIVSPGDIWMVGDLMKYGVQVSGKADDEPNALMSALYYLGPTILIIVFWFYMMRQMQGGGKGGAFSFGKSRARLIDENNNAVNFSDVAGCDEAKEEVSELVDFLRDPQKFQKLGGRIPRGVLLVGPPGTGKTLLARAIAGEAKVPFFSISGSDFVEMFVGVGAARVRDMFEQAKKHAPCIVFIDEIDAVGRHRGAGMGGGNDEREQTLNQMLVEMDGFEANSGVIVIAATNRSDVLDKALLRPGRFDRQVYVGLPDIRGREQIMRVHLRKVPIANDVDAAVIARGTPGFSGADLANLVNEAALFAARRGKRIVEMQDFEDAKDKIFMGPERKSAVIREEAKRATAYHESGHAVIAKLLPKADPVHKVTIIPRGRALGVTWQLPEHDNETYSKDYLLDRLAILFGGRVAEELFLNLISTGASDDFNKATQTARAMVARFGMTDALGPMVYVDDENDGGPFGRGFTRTISEATQQKVDAEIRRVLDEQYNLARRLLEENRDKVEAMTAALMEWETIDADQINDIMEGRPPRSPKSTPAVGGDSPGGGAAAEVKPGNAPAPASPV, from the coding sequence TTGAACAACAATATGTTTTCGAAGGCAGCAGTGTGGCTGGTGATCGCACTGGTGCTGTTTACGGTGTTCAAGCAGTTCGACAAGCCCCGCGTCCAGGAAGGTGTGTCCTATTCGCAGTTCATGGACGACGCCAAGAACGGCAAGGTCAAGAATGTCGTCGTGCAGGGGCGCAACCTCACCGTCACTCCGGCCGATGGCCAGAAATACCAGATCGTGTCGCCGGGCGACATCTGGATGGTCGGCGATCTGATGAAGTACGGCGTGCAGGTCAGCGGCAAGGCCGACGACGAGCCGAACGCGCTGATGTCCGCGCTGTACTATCTCGGGCCGACGATCCTGATCATCGTGTTCTGGTTCTACATGATGAGGCAGATGCAGGGCGGCGGCAAAGGCGGCGCATTTTCGTTCGGCAAGTCGCGTGCGCGGCTGATCGACGAGAACAACAACGCGGTCAACTTCTCCGACGTCGCGGGCTGCGACGAAGCGAAGGAGGAAGTGTCCGAGCTCGTCGACTTCCTGCGCGATCCGCAGAAATTCCAGAAGCTCGGCGGCCGCATCCCGCGCGGCGTGCTGCTCGTCGGCCCGCCGGGTACCGGCAAGACGCTGCTTGCCCGCGCGATCGCGGGTGAAGCGAAGGTGCCGTTCTTCAGCATCTCGGGTTCGGACTTCGTCGAAATGTTCGTCGGCGTCGGCGCGGCCCGCGTGCGCGACATGTTCGAGCAGGCGAAGAAGCATGCGCCGTGTATCGTGTTCATCGACGAAATCGACGCGGTCGGCCGTCATCGCGGCGCCGGCATGGGCGGCGGCAACGACGAACGCGAGCAGACGCTGAACCAGATGCTCGTCGAGATGGACGGCTTCGAAGCGAATTCGGGCGTGATCGTGATCGCCGCGACGAACCGTTCGGACGTGCTCGACAAGGCGCTGCTGCGTCCGGGTCGTTTCGACCGGCAGGTCTATGTCGGTCTGCCGGACATCCGCGGCCGCGAGCAGATCATGCGCGTGCACCTGCGCAAGGTGCCGATCGCGAACGACGTCGATGCAGCCGTCATCGCGCGCGGCACGCCGGGCTTCTCGGGTGCCGATCTCGCGAACCTCGTGAACGAGGCGGCGCTGTTCGCCGCGCGTCGCGGCAAGCGCATCGTCGAGATGCAGGACTTCGAGGACGCGAAGGACAAGATCTTCATGGGTCCGGAGCGCAAGTCGGCCGTGATCCGCGAGGAAGCGAAGCGCGCGACCGCCTATCACGAGTCGGGTCACGCAGTGATCGCGAAGCTGCTGCCGAAGGCCGACCCGGTCCACAAGGTCACGATCATTCCGCGCGGGCGTGCGCTCGGTGTGACGTGGCAGCTACCGGAACACGACAACGAGACCTATTCGAAGGACTATCTGCTCGACCGTCTCGCGATCCTGTTCGGCGGCCGCGTGGCCGAGGAGCTGTTCCTGAACCTGATCAGCACCGGTGCGTCGGACGACTTCAACAAAGCGACGCAGACGGCACGTGCGATGGTCGCCCGCTTCGGGATGACCGACGCGCTCGGGCCGATGGTCTACGTCGACGACGAGAACGACGGCGGTCCGTTCGGCCGCGGCTTCACGCGCACGATCTCGGAAGCGACGCAGCAGAAGGTCGACGCGGAAATCCGCCGCGTGCTCGACGAGCAGTACAACCTCGCGCGTCGTCTGCTCGAAGAGAACCGCGACAAGGTCGAAGCGATGACGGCCGCGCTGATGGAGTGGGAAACGATCGACGCCGATCAGATCAACGACATCATGGAAGGGCGTCCGCCGCGCTCGCCGAAGAGCACGCCGGCCGTCGGCGGCGATTCGCCCGGCGGCGGCGCCGCTGCCGAGGTGAAGCCGGGCAACGCACCGGCACCTGCCTCGCCGGTATAA
- a CDS encoding DUF4149 domain-containing protein, producing MPHRVFRLLSAVWVGSLLTIGYAVAPVLFRTLERMTAGSVAAQLFRIEAILGVVCGVLLLALSNQQVRRGSGEYRRVRWVVAAMVACVLIGYFALQPFMNALRVAAMEAGTDIANSPYASRFGMLHGISSLFYLVESVLGLMLIWRLPARDA from the coding sequence ATGCCGCACCGCGTGTTCCGTCTGCTGTCGGCCGTGTGGGTCGGCAGCCTGCTGACGATCGGCTATGCGGTCGCGCCCGTGCTGTTCCGCACGCTCGAGCGGATGACGGCCGGCTCGGTCGCGGCGCAGCTGTTCCGGATCGAGGCGATCCTCGGCGTCGTGTGCGGCGTGCTGCTGCTCGCGCTGTCGAATCAGCAGGTGCGGCGCGGCAGCGGCGAATACCGGCGCGTACGCTGGGTCGTCGCCGCGATGGTCGCGTGCGTGCTGATCGGCTATTTCGCGCTGCAGCCGTTCATGAACGCACTGCGCGTGGCCGCAATGGAGGCGGGCACCGATATCGCGAACTCGCCGTACGCGAGCCGCTTCGGGATGCTGCACGGCATCTCGAGCCTGTTCTATCTCGTCGAGAGCGTGCTGGGGCTGATGCTGATCTGGCGTCTGCCGGCGCGCGACGCCTGA
- the folP gene encoding dihydropteroate synthase yields the protein MWFHTGPFCILPLSRSVSDSTASPSIPAPLHCGRFTLTFERPLVMGILNATPDSFSDGGRFLAYDDAVRQAERMIADGADILDIGGESTRPGAPPVPLDEELARVIPLVEALRPLNVPLSIDTYKPAVMRAALAAGADLINDIWGFRQPGAIDAVRDGDSGLCAMHMLGEPQTMQVGEPDYRDVVADVRDFLAARAQALRDAGVAPERICVDPGFGFGKAVVDDNYALLAALPDTAPLRPDGRAYPVLAGMSRKSMLGAVIGGKPPMERIAASVAAALCAVERGAAIVRVHDVAATVDALKVWCAVREAARQR from the coding sequence GTGTGGTTCCACACCGGCCCGTTTTGTATTCTCCCCCTCAGCCGCTCCGTGTCCGATTCCACCGCTTCCCCATCCATTCCCGCGCCGCTGCACTGCGGCCGCTTCACGCTGACATTCGAACGCCCGCTCGTCATGGGCATCCTGAACGCGACGCCCGATTCGTTTTCCGACGGCGGCCGTTTTCTCGCCTACGACGACGCAGTGCGACAAGCCGAACGGATGATTGCCGACGGCGCCGACATACTGGATATCGGCGGCGAATCGACACGTCCCGGCGCGCCGCCCGTGCCGCTCGACGAGGAGCTCGCACGCGTGATCCCGCTCGTCGAAGCGCTGCGGCCGCTGAACGTGCCGTTGTCGATCGATACGTACAAGCCCGCGGTCATGCGCGCGGCGCTTGCAGCCGGTGCGGATTTGATCAACGACATCTGGGGTTTCCGTCAGCCGGGTGCCATCGACGCCGTGCGCGACGGCGACAGCGGACTCTGTGCAATGCACATGCTCGGCGAGCCGCAGACGATGCAGGTCGGCGAGCCCGATTACCGCGACGTCGTCGCGGACGTGCGCGATTTTCTCGCGGCACGCGCGCAGGCGCTGCGCGACGCCGGCGTCGCGCCGGAACGGATTTGCGTCGATCCCGGTTTCGGGTTCGGCAAGGCAGTCGTCGACGACAACTATGCGCTGCTGGCCGCGCTGCCCGACACGGCGCCGCTGCGGCCCGACGGACGCGCGTATCCGGTACTCGCCGGGATGTCGCGCAAGTCGATGCTCGGCGCGGTGATCGGCGGCAAGCCGCCGATGGAGCGGATCGCGGCGAGTGTCGCCGCCGCGTTGTGCGCGGTCGAGCGCGGCGCCGCGATCGTGCGCGTGCACGACGTCGCGGCGACGGTCGACGCGCTGAAAGTATGGTGTGCCGTGCGCGAAGCCGCGCGGCAACGATAA
- a CDS encoding RlmE family RNA methyltransferase encodes MAKNRFNQHWLHDHINDPYVKMAQREGYRARAAYKLKEIDEQDKLIRPGQVIVDLGAAPGSWSQYARNKLAQGKKRDTVREGGIDGTIVALDMLPMEPIADVHFIQGDFREDEVLHRLEAVLEGRTVDLVISDMAPNLSGVASADAARIEHVCDLALEFAQNHLKPDGALLVKCFHGSGYSQIVEKFKQQFKVVAPRKPKASRDKSSETFILGRHLKHPR; translated from the coding sequence ATGGCAAAAAACCGCTTCAACCAGCACTGGCTGCACGACCACATCAACGACCCGTACGTCAAAATGGCGCAGCGGGAGGGCTATCGCGCGCGCGCGGCATACAAACTCAAGGAAATCGACGAGCAGGACAAGCTGATCCGGCCCGGCCAGGTGATCGTCGATCTCGGCGCGGCGCCCGGCAGCTGGAGCCAGTATGCGCGCAACAAGCTCGCGCAGGGCAAGAAGCGCGACACCGTGCGCGAGGGCGGCATCGACGGCACGATCGTTGCGCTCGACATGCTGCCGATGGAGCCGATCGCCGACGTGCACTTCATCCAGGGCGACTTTCGCGAGGACGAGGTGCTGCATCGGCTCGAGGCGGTGCTCGAAGGCCGCACGGTCGACCTTGTTATTTCCGACATGGCCCCCAACCTGTCGGGAGTGGCGTCGGCGGATGCGGCGCGCATCGAGCACGTGTGCGATCTGGCGCTCGAATTTGCGCAGAATCACCTGAAGCCGGACGGCGCGTTGCTCGTCAAGTGTTTCCACGGCAGCGGCTACAGCCAGATCGTCGAAAAGTTCAAACAGCAGTTTAAGGTGGTCGCACCACGCAAGCCCAAGGCGTCCCGCGACAAATCGTCCGAAACGTTCATTTTGGGCCGGCATCTGAAGCATCCGCGGTAA
- the carA gene encoding glutamine-hydrolyzing carbamoyl-phosphate synthase small subunit, whose amino-acid sequence MLPSFSPALLALADGTVFRGYSIGAEGHTIGEVVFNTAITGYQEILTDPSYARQIVTLTYPHIGNVGVNAEDVEATKVHAAGLIIRDLPTLASNFRMERTLGDYLRDEGVVAIAGIDTRKLTRILRDKGAQNGCILAGSDDAAKAIELARSFPGLAGMDLAKVVSTTNPFEWKQTEWRLGSGYGMQEAPKYRVVAYDFGVKYNILRMLAERGCQVTVLPAQASAADALALNPDGIFLSNGPGDPEPCDYAIAATKEFIERGVPTFGICLGHQIMGLAVGAKTLKMKTGHHGANHPVKDLADGRVVITSQNHGFAVDADSLPANARATHVSLFDGTLQGFELTDKPAFCFQGHPEASPGPHDIGYLFDRFTALMDAAKQRSA is encoded by the coding sequence GTGTTGCCGTCTTTTTCTCCCGCCTTGCTTGCACTTGCCGACGGCACGGTCTTTCGTGGTTATTCGATCGGGGCCGAAGGCCATACGATCGGTGAAGTCGTGTTCAACACCGCGATCACCGGCTATCAGGAAATCCTGACGGATCCGAGCTACGCGCGCCAGATCGTGACGCTCACCTATCCGCATATCGGCAACGTCGGCGTGAACGCCGAAGACGTCGAAGCCACGAAAGTCCATGCCGCGGGCCTGATCATCCGCGATCTGCCCACGCTCGCCTCGAACTTCCGGATGGAGCGCACGCTCGGCGACTACCTGCGCGACGAAGGCGTCGTCGCGATCGCCGGCATCGATACCCGCAAGCTGACCCGCATCCTGCGCGACAAGGGCGCGCAGAACGGCTGCATCCTCGCGGGCTCGGACGACGCAGCGAAGGCGATCGAACTCGCGCGCTCGTTCCCGGGCCTCGCCGGCATGGATCTCGCGAAGGTCGTGTCGACGACGAACCCGTTCGAATGGAAGCAGACGGAATGGCGTCTCGGCAGCGGCTACGGGATGCAGGAAGCGCCGAAGTACCGCGTCGTCGCGTACGACTTCGGCGTCAAGTACAACATCCTGCGCATGCTCGCGGAGCGCGGCTGCCAGGTGACCGTGCTGCCCGCGCAGGCGAGCGCGGCCGACGCACTGGCGCTGAATCCGGACGGCATCTTCCTGTCGAACGGCCCCGGCGATCCGGAGCCGTGCGACTACGCGATCGCGGCGACCAAGGAATTCATCGAGCGCGGCGTGCCGACGTTCGGCATCTGCCTCGGCCACCAGATCATGGGCCTCGCGGTCGGCGCGAAGACGCTGAAGATGAAGACGGGCCATCACGGCGCGAACCACCCGGTGAAGGATCTGGCCGACGGCCGCGTCGTGATCACGTCGCAGAACCACGGCTTCGCGGTCGACGCCGACTCGCTGCCGGCCAACGCGCGCGCGACGCACGTGTCGCTGTTCGACGGCACGCTGCAGGGCTTCGAGCTCACCGACAAGCCGGCGTTCTGCTTCCAGGGTCACCCGGAAGCGTCGCCGGGCCCGCACGACATCGGCTACCTGTTCGACCGCTTCACCGCCCTGATGGACGCGGCGAAGCAGCGCAGCGCCTGA
- the leuE gene encoding leucine efflux protein LeuE codes for MFGHALGITDLWTYVFGVIFIILLPGPNSMYVLSLAAQRGVKAGYRAACGVFVGDTVLMVLSAAGVASLLKANPLLFSVVKYGGAAYLLYIGTGMLRGAWRKLRASTDAPDEAPRAVDGDRPFRKALIVSLLNPKAILFFISFFIQFVDPAFPHPALSFAVLGAIAQCASFLYLSTLIFAGARLAEHFRRRRRLAAGAASSVGGLFIGFSVKLALATMS; via the coding sequence ATGTTCGGTCACGCACTCGGCATCACGGATCTCTGGACCTATGTGTTCGGCGTGATCTTCATCATCCTGCTGCCGGGGCCGAATTCGATGTACGTGCTGTCGCTCGCGGCGCAGCGCGGCGTGAAGGCCGGCTATCGCGCGGCCTGCGGCGTGTTCGTCGGCGATACGGTGCTGATGGTGCTGTCGGCCGCCGGCGTCGCGTCGCTGCTGAAGGCGAACCCGCTGCTGTTCTCGGTCGTCAAGTACGGCGGTGCCGCGTATCTGCTCTACATCGGCACCGGCATGCTGCGCGGCGCGTGGCGCAAGCTGCGCGCGAGCACCGATGCGCCGGACGAAGCGCCGCGCGCGGTCGACGGCGACCGGCCGTTCCGCAAGGCGCTGATCGTGAGCCTCCTGAATCCGAAGGCGATCCTGTTCTTCATTTCGTTCTTCATCCAGTTCGTCGATCCGGCATTCCCGCATCCCGCGCTGTCGTTCGCGGTGCTCGGCGCGATCGCGCAATGCGCGAGCTTCCTGTACCTGAGCACGCTGATCTTCGCGGGCGCACGGCTCGCCGAGCATTTCCGCCGCCGCCGCAGGCTCGCGGCCGGCGCGGCGAGCAGCGTGGGCGGCCTGTTCATCGGCTTCTCGGTGAAACTCGCGCTCGCCACCATGAGCTGA
- a CDS encoding YhbY family RNA-binding protein, translated as MPALSLSPAERSALRSQAHALKPVVLIGAEGLTDAVLKEIKVHLDAHQLIKIRVFGDERDERVAIYDEICDRLNAAPIQHIGKLLVIWKPEAPAAAPSRGRRAAGALPSAGEAADTKKGRAPRVVKVVKVSPNASPVRRPKPTKVVVRGNERVTAGGTVKRAKKRQTSTKRPFQNK; from the coding sequence ATGCCCGCCCTTTCGCTTTCCCCCGCCGAGCGCTCCGCGCTGCGCTCCCAGGCCCATGCGCTCAAGCCCGTCGTGCTGATCGGCGCCGAAGGGCTGACCGACGCCGTGCTGAAGGAAATCAAGGTGCACCTCGACGCGCACCAGCTGATCAAGATCCGCGTGTTCGGCGACGAGCGCGACGAGCGCGTCGCGATCTACGACGAAATCTGCGACCGGCTCAACGCCGCGCCGATCCAGCACATCGGCAAGCTGCTCGTGATCTGGAAACCGGAAGCGCCCGCCGCCGCACCGTCGCGCGGCCGTCGTGCCGCCGGCGCGCTGCCGAGCGCCGGCGAAGCGGCCGACACGAAAAAGGGACGCGCGCCGCGCGTCGTCAAGGTCGTCAAGGTGTCGCCGAACGCGAGCCCGGTGCGCCGCCCGAAGCCCACGAAGGTCGTCGTGCGCGGCAACGAGCGCGTGACGGCCGGCGGCACCGTGAAGCGCGCGAAAAAGCGTCAGACGAGCACGAAGCGGCCGTTCCAGAACAAGTAA
- the carB gene encoding carbamoyl-phosphate synthase large subunit — MPKRTDIKSILIIGAGPIIIGQACEFDYSGAQACKALREEGYKVILVNSNPATIMTDPNTADVTYIEPITWEVVARIIEKERPDAILPTMGGQTALNCALDLHHHGVLEKFGVELIGASPEAIDKAEDRQKFKDAMTKIGLGSAKSGIAHSMEEASKVHAEIMAATGGSGYPVVIRPSFTLGGSGGGIAYNREEFEEICKRGLDLSPTRELLIEESLLGWKEYEMEVVRDRADNCIIVCSIENLDPMGVHTGDSITVAPAQTLTDKEYQILRNASLAVLREIGVDTGGSNVQFAINPKDGRMVVIEMNPRVSRSSALASKATGFPIAKVAAKLAVGYTLDELKNEITGGQTPASFEPTIDYVVTKIPRFAFEKFREADSRLTTQMKSVGEVMAIGRTFQESFQKALRGLEVGVDGLDEKSTDRDEIAIEIHEPGPDRIWYVGDAFRIGMTAEEIYAETAIDPWFLAQIEQIILKEKALAGRTLASLTADELRFLKQSGFSDRRLAKLLGAKPDDVRRRRVELNVRPVYKRVDTCAAEFATKTAYMYSTYEEECEAQPTSNKKIMVLGGGPNRIGQGIEFDYCCVHAALAMREDGYETIMVNCNPETVSTDYDTSDRLYFEPLTLEDVLEIVDKEKPVGVIVQYGGQTPLKLALDLEAHGVPIIGTSPDMIDAAEDRERFQKLLQDLGLRQPPNRTARNEEEALELAAEIGYPLVVRPSYVLGGRAMEIVHEPRDLERYMREAVKVSNDSPVLLDRFLNDAIECDVDCICDGEAVFIGGVMEHIEQAGVHSGDSACSLPPYSLSKETVAELKRQTAAMAKALNVVGLMNVQFAIQQVPQADGSKQDVIYVLEVNPRASRTVPYVSKATSLPLAKIAARAMVGQKLAQQGVTKEIEPPYFSVKEAVFPFVKFPTVDPVLGPEMRSTGEVMGVGRTFGEALFKSQLAAGSRLPESGTVLLTVMDADKPKAVEVARMLHDLGYPIVATKGTAAAIEAAGVPVKVVNKVKDGRPHIVDMIKNGEIALVFTTVDETRQAIADSRSIRMSAQAHKVTYYTTMSGARAAVEGLRYLKDLEVYDLQGLHGRLN; from the coding sequence ATGCCAAAACGCACAGACATCAAAAGCATCCTCATCATCGGCGCCGGCCCGATCATCATCGGCCAGGCGTGCGAGTTCGACTACTCGGGCGCACAGGCATGCAAGGCGCTGCGTGAGGAGGGCTACAAGGTCATTCTCGTCAACAGCAACCCGGCGACGATCATGACCGACCCGAACACGGCCGACGTCACCTACATCGAGCCGATTACCTGGGAAGTCGTCGCGCGCATCATCGAGAAGGAGCGCCCGGACGCGATCCTGCCGACGATGGGCGGCCAGACCGCGCTGAACTGCGCGCTCGACCTGCATCACCACGGCGTGCTCGAAAAGTTCGGCGTCGAGTTGATCGGCGCGTCGCCCGAGGCGATCGACAAGGCCGAGGACCGCCAGAAGTTCAAGGACGCGATGACGAAGATCGGCCTCGGCTCCGCGAAGTCGGGCATTGCGCACTCGATGGAAGAGGCGAGCAAGGTGCACGCGGAGATCATGGCGGCCACCGGCGGCAGCGGCTATCCGGTCGTGATCCGCCCGTCGTTCACGCTCGGCGGCTCGGGCGGCGGCATCGCGTACAACCGCGAGGAATTCGAGGAAATCTGCAAGCGCGGCCTCGATCTCTCGCCGACGCGCGAGCTGCTGATCGAAGAATCGCTGCTCGGCTGGAAGGAATACGAGATGGAAGTCGTGCGCGATCGCGCCGACAACTGCATCATCGTCTGCTCGATCGAGAACCTCGACCCGATGGGCGTGCACACCGGCGACTCGATCACCGTCGCGCCGGCGCAGACGCTGACCGACAAGGAATACCAGATCCTGCGCAACGCGTCGCTCGCGGTGCTGCGCGAGATCGGCGTCGATACGGGCGGCTCGAACGTGCAGTTCGCGATCAACCCGAAGGACGGCCGGATGGTCGTCATCGAAATGAACCCGCGCGTGTCGCGTTCGTCGGCGCTCGCCTCGAAGGCGACCGGCTTCCCGATCGCGAAGGTCGCGGCGAAGCTCGCCGTCGGCTACACGCTCGACGAGCTGAAGAACGAAATCACCGGCGGCCAGACGCCCGCGTCCTTCGAACCGACGATCGACTACGTCGTCACGAAGATCCCGCGTTTCGCGTTCGAGAAATTCCGCGAAGCCGATTCGCGCCTGACCACGCAGATGAAGTCGGTCGGCGAAGTGATGGCGATCGGCCGCACGTTCCAGGAATCGTTCCAGAAGGCGCTGCGCGGCCTCGAGGTCGGCGTCGACGGTCTCGACGAGAAGTCGACCGATCGCGACGAAATCGCGATCGAGATCCACGAGCCGGGCCCGGATCGTATCTGGTACGTCGGCGACGCGTTCCGGATCGGCATGACGGCCGAGGAAATCTACGCGGAAACGGCGATCGACCCGTGGTTCCTCGCGCAGATCGAGCAGATCATCCTGAAGGAGAAGGCGCTCGCGGGCCGCACGCTCGCGTCGCTGACGGCCGACGAACTGCGCTTCCTGAAGCAGAGCGGTTTTTCCGACCGCCGCCTCGCGAAGCTGCTCGGCGCGAAGCCGGACGACGTGCGCCGCCGTCGCGTCGAACTGAACGTGCGCCCCGTGTACAAGCGCGTCGATACCTGCGCGGCCGAGTTCGCGACGAAAACCGCGTACATGTACTCGACCTACGAGGAAGAGTGCGAGGCGCAGCCGACGTCGAACAAGAAGATCATGGTCCTCGGCGGCGGTCCGAACCGGATCGGCCAGGGCATCGAGTTCGACTACTGCTGCGTGCACGCCGCGCTCGCGATGCGCGAAGACGGCTACGAGACGATCATGGTCAACTGCAACCCGGAAACGGTGTCGACCGACTATGACACGTCCGACCGCCTGTACTTCGAGCCGCTGACGCTCGAAGACGTGCTCGAGATCGTCGACAAGGAAAAGCCGGTCGGCGTGATCGTCCAGTACGGCGGCCAGACGCCGCTGAAGCTCGCGCTCGACCTCGAGGCGCACGGCGTGCCGATCATCGGCACGTCGCCGGACATGATCGACGCAGCCGAAGACCGCGAGCGCTTCCAGAAGCTGCTGCAGGACCTCGGCCTGCGCCAGCCGCCGAACCGCACCGCGCGCAACGAAGAGGAAGCGCTCGAGCTGGCCGCCGAAATCGGCTACCCGCTCGTCGTGCGTCCGTCGTACGTGCTCGGCGGCCGCGCGATGGAAATCGTCCACGAGCCGCGCGATCTCGAGCGCTACATGCGCGAGGCCGTGAAGGTGTCGAACGACTCGCCGGTGCTGCTCGACCGCTTCCTGAACGATGCGATCGAATGCGACGTCGACTGCATCTGCGACGGCGAAGCCGTGTTCATCGGCGGCGTGATGGAGCACATCGAGCAGGCGGGCGTCCACTCGGGCGACTCGGCATGCTCGCTGCCGCCGTACTCGCTGTCGAAGGAGACGGTGGCCGAGCTGAAGCGCCAGACCGCCGCGATGGCGAAGGCGCTGAACGTCGTCGGCCTGATGAACGTGCAGTTCGCGATTCAGCAGGTGCCGCAGGCGGACGGCTCGAAGCAGGACGTCATCTACGTGCTCGAAGTGAACCCGCGCGCCTCGCGCACGGTGCCGTACGTGTCGAAGGCGACGAGCCTGCCGCTCGCGAAGATCGCGGCGCGCGCCATGGTCGGCCAGAAGCTGGCGCAGCAAGGCGTGACGAAGGAGATCGAGCCGCCGTATTTCAGCGTGAAGGAAGCGGTGTTCCCGTTCGTGAAGTTCCCGACCGTCGATCCGGTGCTCGGGCCCGAAATGCGCTCGACCGGCGAAGTGATGGGTGTCGGCCGCACGTTCGGCGAGGCGCTGTTCAAGTCGCAGCTCGCGGCCGGCTCGCGCCTGCCGGAGTCCGGCACGGTGCTGCTGACGGTGATGGACGCCGACAAGCCGAAGGCCGTCGAAGTCGCGCGCATGCTGCACGACCTCGGCTATCCGATCGTCGCGACGAAGGGCACGGCTGCCGCGATCGAAGCGGCCGGCGTGCCGGTGAAGGTCGTCAACAAGGTGAAGGACGGCCGTCCGCACATCGTCGACATGATCAAGAACGGCGAGATCGCGCTCGTGTTCACGACCGTCGACGAGACGCGCCAGGCGATCGCCGACTCGCGTTCGATCCGGATGAGCGCGCAGGCGCACAAGGTCACGTACTACACGACGATGTCGGGCGCACGCGCGGCGGTCGAGGGGCTGCGCTACCTGAAGGATCTGGAAGTCTATGATTTACAAGGTCTTCATGGTCGCCTAAACTAA